A window of the Streptomyces griseochromogenes genome harbors these coding sequences:
- a CDS encoding glycoside hydrolase family 3 protein, whose translation MTTFATTGSDSGSAAGNTLTRDALAVLQPGFDGTTAPDWVRRRLGEGLASVALFGRNVVTEEQVTALTAELRAEREDLLVAIDEESGDVTRLDVRTGSSFPGNHALGAVDDPALTRGVARELGRRLAACGVTFDWAPSADVNANPDNPVIGVRSFGADTALVARHTAAWVEGLQSTGVAACTKHFPGHGDTNVDSHHAVPRIDVDADTLYERELPPFRAAIEAGTRAVMSAHILVPALDAERPGTLSRRVLTELLRGELGFQGLIVTDGMEMRAISGTYGLEHGVVLAIAAGADAICVGGGLCDEATVLNLRDALVAAVRSGELPEERLADAAARVRELARWTAETRKDAEAVVPEPEIGLVAARRALAVTRAGSAAPVTEPVFVAQFNPAPNIAVGGQTPWGVAAELRRLLPGSAEGSFSGPDAGGAALAAAGGRRVVAVVRDEHRHSWMGTALDALLAARPDTVVVEMGVPQAPPRGAPHIATHGAARVCGVAAAEAVVAG comes from the coding sequence ATGACCACATTCGCCACGACGGGATCCGACAGCGGCTCCGCCGCGGGCAACACCCTCACCCGCGACGCCCTCGCGGTGCTGCAGCCGGGCTTCGACGGCACCACCGCGCCGGACTGGGTGCGCCGCCGGCTCGGCGAGGGGCTCGCCTCCGTCGCCCTGTTCGGCCGCAACGTCGTCACCGAGGAGCAGGTCACCGCGCTCACCGCCGAGCTGCGCGCCGAGCGGGAGGACCTGCTCGTGGCCATCGACGAGGAGAGCGGCGACGTCACCCGCCTGGACGTGCGCACCGGCTCCTCCTTCCCCGGCAACCACGCCCTCGGCGCCGTCGACGACCCCGCCCTCACCCGGGGAGTGGCCCGCGAGCTGGGCCGGCGCCTGGCCGCCTGCGGCGTCACCTTCGACTGGGCGCCGTCCGCCGACGTCAACGCCAACCCCGACAACCCCGTCATCGGCGTGCGCTCCTTCGGCGCGGACACCGCCCTGGTGGCCCGGCACACCGCCGCCTGGGTCGAGGGCCTGCAGTCCACGGGCGTCGCCGCGTGCACCAAGCACTTCCCCGGGCACGGCGACACCAACGTCGACTCCCACCACGCGGTCCCGCGCATCGACGTGGACGCCGACACGCTGTACGAGCGCGAACTGCCCCCCTTCCGTGCCGCCATCGAGGCCGGCACCCGGGCCGTGATGAGCGCCCACATCCTCGTCCCCGCCCTCGACGCCGAGCGCCCCGGTACCCTCTCCCGCCGCGTCCTCACCGAGCTGCTGCGCGGCGAACTCGGCTTCCAGGGCCTGATCGTCACGGACGGCATGGAGATGCGCGCCATCTCCGGCACCTACGGCCTGGAGCACGGCGTGGTCCTCGCGATCGCGGCGGGCGCGGACGCGATCTGCGTCGGCGGCGGCCTGTGCGACGAGGCCACCGTGCTGAACCTGAGGGACGCGCTGGTCGCCGCCGTACGCTCCGGTGAACTGCCCGAGGAACGCCTGGCCGACGCGGCCGCCCGGGTGCGGGAGCTGGCCCGGTGGACGGCCGAGACCAGGAAGGACGCCGAAGCCGTCGTACCCGAACCGGAGATCGGACTCGTCGCGGCCCGCCGCGCCCTGGCCGTGACCCGGGCCGGCTCCGCCGCGCCGGTCACCGAACCGGTCTTCGTCGCCCAGTTCAACCCGGCCCCCAATATCGCCGTCGGCGGCCAGACCCCCTGGGGCGTGGCCGCCGAGCTGCGGCGGCTGCTGCCGGGCAGCGCGGAGGGCTCCTTCAGCGGACCCGACGCGGGCGGTGCGGCTCTCGCGGCGGCGGGCGGCCGCCGGGTCGTCGCCGTGGTCCGCGACGAGCACCGGCACTCCTGGATGGGCACCGCCCTCGACGCGCTGCTCGCCGCCCGCCCGGACACCGTCGTGGTCGAGATGGGCGTCCCGCAGGCACCGCCGCGCGGCGCCCCGCACATCGCCACCCACGGCGCCGCCCGGGTCTGCGGCGTGGCGGCGGCGGAGGCCGTCGTCGCGGGCTGA